DNA sequence from the Armigeres subalbatus isolate Guangzhou_Male chromosome 1, GZ_Asu_2, whole genome shotgun sequence genome:
ccccaggggctttgttgttcttcagccggccaatctcctcctggatttcctggagatccggggccggtagaattatgtcctgcgcgcgttcccctaggtccatcaccataccgccatcttcgtctgccacatcgccattcaggtgctcttcgtagtgctgctgccacctttggatcacctcacgctcgttcgtaagaaggttcccgtttatgtccttgcacatatcaggctgtggcacgtggcccttacgtgaacggttcaacttctcatagaactttcgtgtgttattagtgcggtacagttgctccgtctcttcacggtctcgatcttcctgctgacgctttttcctccggaaaatcgagttttgtctgttccgcgcttgtttatatcgtgcctcattcgccctcgtgcggtgttgcagcaatctcgcccatgctgcattcttctcttctactaactgctcacattcgccgtcatatcagtcgtttctccgatccggaggcaccgtgccaagtgcagcggttgcggtgctaccaatggcggatcgaatatctctccagccatcttcaagagacgctgcgcctagctgctcttccgttgggagtgccacttccagctgctgcgcgtattcttgggctagcctaccgtcttgtagtcgcccaatattaagccgcggcgtccgacttcgacgcgtgttgtacaccgtcgagagttttgagcgcaggcaaactgcaacgaggtagtggtcggattcaatattcgcactgcgttaagtgcggacgttcgtgatgtcggagaagaatttaccgtcgattagaacgtggtcgatttggttttccgtttcttggttaggtgatctccatgtggccttgtggatattcttgcggggaaagaaggtgcttcggactaccattccgcgggaggctgcgaagtttatgcatcgttggccgttgtcgttcgatacggtgtgcagactatccggtccgatgaccggtctatacatttcctcccttcctacctgcgcgttcatgtcaccgatgacgattttgacgtcccgcagtgggcatccatcgtatgtctgctccagctgtgcgtagaacgcttctttctcgtcgtcgggtctcccttcgtgtgggcagtgcacgttgatgatgctatagttgaagaaacggcctttaatcctcagcttgcacatccttgcgttgattggctgccacccaatcacgcgttggcgcatctttcccagcactatgaagccggttcccagctcgttgttggtgccacagctttggtagaaggtagccgcccgatgcccgcttttccacactttctgccctgtccagcaaatctcctgcagcgccacgacgtcgaagttgcggggatgtaattcatcgtagatcatcctgtcgcaacctgcgaaacctagcgacttgcagttccatgttccaagcttccaatcgtgatcctttattcgtcgcctattGGTTtcccaggcggcttattgggcctgcgcaaacctcctgtctcgccggagggccgtcgtgtcagggctgtttagcgtcccacctaacaccaggacttgggcttgtgcgctttgagcggcacacggtcgctttggcggagcctacttgcggatacatgcagctttttatagaggtttaacagggcccactgtcaaaccccaccacgtcctaggcaggcgccacaactcgcagatggcctggggagggatcgtcaagcccttggacaaagtccctgctgcccccacatTCTACCAATACTAGCAGTATTAATTAACGTCAATGGGTCTAAAGTTAGATTGaatcatcgctctcaccgacagTTTGGAGGTCGGataaaaatttgttcaaaaaggtctcttacaATTTAGTTTTCTTGCCAATCAATCAATTCCTTTGTCTTAAAGAAATTGCATTTGCAAGTAACTTTCACTCTTATATTCTATAGCTTGATATAATCTCTGAACCTCTTATTATGTTTATTGTGAACATTGTATTCTTCAGTTTTATAATGTGGTTATATTTGTTATGCTCTCTATATTACTtctttttcctcatattttcatgaatggaTGATCTCTTAATTAGACTCTTGCAGATCTGACTGTATTTATGGTAGTTCTATTTTTGAAGCTAAAATGTATTTAGAAAACTTACTATTATAATCATAACTAATTGAATTTGTGGTGGACGATCTAAATTGATGTACACATAGTAGCTCTTTATATTTCTAACCTTCATCGTTTTATCAATTCAAATACTCATAAAAATaaccactaaatacgtacagggcatcgtttgctgctattgccgcggatattgtgggagtcccaggtatccggttcacgctttagtgagcaacggtggctcttctcgaccttctacttcCTTAGTAgatagtacgaataagggcgtccttgtgaagttctgctgtacctgttatgaacaactagtacatcccattccctacactttctgaagaaacatttcgtgcttcagaagtgaatcctttttgtagtactagtcttcgtaacaaaaagggcaccataacGGAGCATacgatctgatcaaattattcgtagtactacttgatcaacGCCCCCAGATGGGTGAGGAATAGAGgatgacgcacacacacacagatgCCTGTATTACGGAGATCAGTAGGAATGGCGTTATTTTGTCACTCTGAAAATAACTTCGTCACGatagttttttctttttttggatttataaaattgaatattCCTAGCGTTTATAACTGTTTTATGtctaaataatctaaaattaGAAAGATGCTctcagatttttcaaaaatatttttacttCAAAATAGACAATAGTTTTCGAATTGCTGTACGTATAAAAGATGTTTTAGTttcaagataaagattgtcggttcggttccctttgttctgctgctgaaacatgtgtggtacctatgTAGCCCttaatggccggaacgaagttatgacgGCGGCtccccgtggatgcgtgtgcacgccgcggaggacTGATTGGAAGAGGCAgaatcatggcttgctgctcaccgattgacacgctgatgtgtgaatctattataacacgctgaaggcattttactcaaaccccacatttcccttcttctttcattaaaaaacgcaaaaaaaaatcttctagcatAGGATGCCATGCTTGTTTTTCTCCTGGGTTATTTAAATGCGACAAAAGCGAACATCGGTTGCAATTGAGCAACCGGTTAACTCCATTGAAAACTGcacaccaaaataaacttgactTAATATCATGGTTTTAATACCAGAACAATGATTTAGAGtgtgggttcccaaactgtgggccgCGAAAAATAGAACgtgattcatactttcgttggatgattagagaacaacaaatttttgaaaccttcttttgtttgtcaaatacaatgacaatttcttccaaaaaacattccaaatcttacccaaatgcaatccaaaactaagcggCGTTAAACTTTATTACTAATAAGATTGAGGAACAACCTAATAATGATAAGAAAATACatgctaatccaaattcaatccaaaccaaatccaatgctaatccaatccaaatataatttaaatccaaactctatccaaatccaatccatatctgatccaaatccaatccaaatccaatcttaatccaatcaaaatcaaatccaaatccaatccaaatccaaatctaatccaaatccaaatctaatccaaatccaaatctaatccaaatccaatccaaatccaatccatcgtACTGTACCTGAATGCCGAGAAAATGCTTGATGTTGCCCAAAGAAGTAACGGTGAAGCATATTCAAGTCTTTCATGATGTTCTCGTACTCCTCTTCGTTGTAACACGCAATATCGATGTCATCCACATAAATCACGAGATATATATTTCCTTCTCTGCTGCTTCGCATATAAAGACATGGATCGTTAGTGGACTGTACGAAGTTCATCTTCTTGAGAACACTATCAATCTTTTTGTTCCAAATACATCCAGCTTGTCTAAGTCCATACAGACCTTTATGGAGCAAACATACGGCATTAGAATGTGCTGATGTATATCCAGGCGGTTGTTTCATGTAAACTGCTTCTTCCATTTCTCCATGTAGATACGCAGTGTTCACATCAGCGTGTTTCACCAACATGTTCCTCTGGCCTGCAACTGTCAGCAAAGTTCTGAAAGTTACTTGGCGAACTACTGGAGCGAACACTTCGTCGAAATTTGTCCCGTACATTTGAGAAAAACCTTGAGCCACTTAACGGGCCTTGTACCATACGATGTTCCCATCCTCGTCGAGTTTGCGCTTGAAAGTCCATTTACAGCCCACGACTTTACGATTTTCGGGTAAGTTCGTCAGGGTCCAAGTTTGGTTTTCAGTCAGGGATTTCATTTCATCGTTCATTGCTGCCACCCACAGTTCTGCTTCTGGGCTTTCAATCGCTTCCTTGTACGTTCTTGGCTCTGGATCAATTTTCCGCAACATGCCCGTTGTCTCACGAAAACGCTAAGGCAATGTTCCTCTTGTGCTGCGACTTGATCTTCGTGGTGTTACTATTTCAGTTTCATttaccagtggcgtagccagaaaattggtctgggcggggttttccgaacattttttctttcgaaaaaaaaatttcctctaaaaattttgtctttaggggggggggggggggggtatgctcaaaaccacccccgtggctacggcACTATCATTTACATCATCTTCTATTTCACAGGTTGAATCATACAAACTTGAATCGGAAGACGTTGAAAATTCCTCTTCCTCAAAAGTATGATCGACATTCTCATTATCTTGATTCGGCTCATTTTTTCTGGCGTGTCATGATAAATATTCGACTGATGCTCTATGACTGTTGGGAATGGTTTACTTTTATGATTATCTGCTTCTGCATTTTCAACGAACCGCGCATCTCTACTAATCACTATGTCATTCGTAACTTGGTCGATAAAACGGAAAGCCTTGTGATAATCAGAATATCCGACAAATGTTAGCTTGATAGCCTTTGGTTCAAGCTTAGTCCGCTTCACTTTGGGCACGTGGACAAAAGCCGGACATCCGAACCTTTGTGAATTTCCATAGTCTGGTTTCTTGTTGAACCATAGCTCGTATGGAGTCTTGTTTACTGAACGTGATGGCAAGATGTTTTCCAAATGTACCGCTGTATTTACTGCTTCGGCCCAAAATCGAAAATCCATCTTCGCATCAAGGATCATACAGCGTGCCATTTCGACGATTGTGTACCACGCTCACATACTCTTCGATTTTGTCAACGGCTTCTGATTTACGCTTGAGAAAATATACAAAGGTGTATCGACTGAAATCATCGATCATTGTAAGAAAATATCTTGAACCTCCCGGTGACATTGTATTCATTGGTCCACAGATATCTGTATGAACGAGATCCAGTATCTTTGATGATTTACTTGTTGCTTTTTTCGGAAACGGTAGTCGTGGTGGTAGTTTACCTTGAATACAACATTCGCAAGGTTGCTGAACGTCACATTTGCGAATGGCCATGCCCGTAGCTAAATCTTCACTCACTAAGCCTAATTGCTTCGGGGTCACGATGCCCTAGCTTCCGGTGCCACATATGGATTCTGCATTCTTTGTTGCTTTGCTAATTCCAGGTGGAACAGTCCACCGGCTTTACGTGCGACGGCTGCAACGCTTTCCCTGCTCTTGATAAAACACCCACTGAACTTCGTAAAGTACATAGACTTCTGCTCCTTTGTCAATTAATCTGCTTACTGATATCAGGTTTGACTCCAACTCAGGAACGTAGTATACATCGGACAATTCAATTACATTTTCTTTGCCTTGATCATTATAGCATAACAGTTTACCGGAACCGATACCCTTCACGTACGTCTTGTTACCGTCGGCCAAAGTAATGGATACTCCCGAACTGTTCTCCAGTTTATCAAAAAATGTACGGTCGGCACACATATGCGATGTCGCTCCTGAATCAACGATCCATGCCTTGGAAAAGTTTTTatctcggagacgagccagcctcgggctaaaagtctctttaataaagacacaaaaaaaaaaaaagtttttatctcCGCCGGCCATAAAAGCGAACGACGTATATTTGCCAATTCTTGCACTTTTGCCCTTGGATGTAGTTTTTGACTTCTTTCCATTATGCGGATGATTGGGATAATTTCCGGACTTCAGTAAAAGACATACGCGCTTCATATGCACTGGTTTGTTGCAGGTTGCAGTTATGACAAATAATGCTTCCTTTTCCTCTATCACCACCTGCCCGTAAAATGGTTTCTCCATGATGAGATTTTTCAGCTCGCTTCTGAGCTTCATCAAGCAGCTTTCTTTTAACCAAATCCATAGTTAGTTCTTGATCGGATCGGCTTTCGAGTGCTGTAGTGAGAGTATCGAAAGAGTCCGGCATGCTCTTCAGCACCATCGCAACTTTGAGACTTGGTTCCAACTCTTGTCCAGCGTTTGACAGACTTGCGACTCATCCATTCTAAATAGGTGTCCTTCCATATCGCCATCATCCCTATACTCCGCCTTGCATAGTTTCTTCAGTACAGAGTATTATACAGTAACGTATGAAAACGTTTacagaaaatcggtaatttCCATTGGAATAGCTGACTTTCTCGgtatttttcatgatttacgAAGCACAACCGTGAATAAAAATTGCCGAACAAGTGAGTTGAGAATAAGTGTGTACCGTTATGCTATAGAAATCAATGTTTAATTGATTAGTCGAGTTTACTACAGAGGTCATCTCCCTTTTGACAAACGCCAGTTTTGTGAAAATTGATACTACCGCACTCGCCAGTCACCATAACCGAGCGTGTAAAGTTGGATAGCAAAAATCAAATAGTTAATATTATGCTCAGTGATGTTTAAATAATATTCgaatattgaaaacaatatgAAAAAGCTAAATTGTTTTTATTAAGACCACAATTACCATACACAATTAATCAATGATGTAGTAAAATAATAGAGAACAAGATGTACTAAAACCTACTTACACAACGTATCAATAAAATTTACTACAAAGGTGTAGACCACAAGGTTTTACATCCAGGACAAGTTGTTAAACGTTTTAGATACTTTTTCATACAATCCTTATGGAATGAATCAGGACACTTCTGACATTGGACACCCTgtggataaaaaaaaacgaaacaaaacatTTAAACCAGTTTGCGCatgtagggtatccaatcatggtttgagcTAGGGCAAAAGTgtatcatggtttgaaataAGTCGAAATTAGCATCTCGTTGGTAGGAAATTAACCTAAAAAGTATGAATATCACATTCAGGAATATTGGAAGTGATAGAGGTACATTTAAGTATTAATATGAAGCGATTCAAAAATGTCTTGAATTTGCGCCAGTGGCACCATTTCAAAAAGTTCGTAAAAGACTCATCTTATGGCACAAGAGTAAGATTaatatatcaaaagaaagccattATTTCCCAAGAACCGATTGACAAAACAAGTTTTAAAAAGGAATTTTGTAACATTTAAATAAGCTGAAAACTGATCATGGTTCAAATTCAAACTAAAATCTATTATGATTTGAACTGAAGCACTGATGGACCTAATTGGAGCAATGGAGCATATTACTTACATTTACACTCAACCAGCGGATGACAGATTTTATACAGTTCTACATAGGAACCTTACATAAACCGTATACATTTTTACCAGCGCTCCATTTCCGAAGTTATGTTTAGAGTACGgaatgtgagaaaaatccaacttcgctaatcgcccatttcggttttctactgaattgataataattaGTCCTAGTTTCGGCGACTCGTCGAACGCCTTcattttggttcaaaccatgattgatACTCTAACTTTATAAATACACCCATTCGTTCATCGTCCATTCGACTTACATAGAACACCGATTCCTTGCACAGCTTGCAGTGCTGAATGTGGTCCGAATAGTTAGCCGTTAGATACCGATCGAACTCTCCAGCCGTCTTCGGTCCAAAATGCCACATCCCATCCAGCAGGACGAAATAACCAAACCTTTCCCACTGCTCCAACAGTTCTTCAGCTCGCATCTTGTTGAGCTGCTTTCCCTGATGGATTTCCGACGTCAGGTTGAGACAAACAATTGGCTTCAGCTTGTGCCCTTCACTGGTGGCCATCTCCCTTAGGATCAACCGGAACAGAGCCGTCTCCGATTCGGTGTAGTAGTTCTGCAACCGATCGATCGGCGAATCAACTTGATTGCAGAAAACGTAGAAGTCCGTAGCGTTGGGTTCGAAGTGGACGAAGCAAATCTTCTGGTCGTATCGGTGGATTTTTCCATTGATGGAGGCTACCACGTCCGGGATGTCGTCTGGCGTGGGGAGCTCTTCGCTGTCATGGTCTTAAACATTGGGAGTTGTTTAACGAAAATGAAGCTAATTTGAATGTTTAATGGTTAACGGTAATGAGTAATCACTTACATTTCGCATATATGCACTGTAGCGTCTTGAAGGCATGTTTAGCACTCATCGTCCCATGGTGAGATATGGATTGCAGAAACGCACGATGTACGTCCGTGTAGGGCATGGCTGAAGGCATATCTGGTTTTATTTAAAAACGCTATTCGTTTATCGAACTATTATTAGAATTTCCCTGAAGCACTGATAACGAAATAAAACCGCGTCTTTAATTGATAAGAGACACAAACAACTCAACTGACAATAATGAGTATACACTGAAAGAAAGACCATAGTAATGTGTACTATATCGAgggtaaaattaaaaacatttcaCCACTTGATTTGTGCAGAACGCAACGCGTATTTAGAACAACCGTATTTGATGTAAATTTTACTATGTTGTCGCAGAGAAGAATTGTTGTTTATTTGACTATGTTATCATCAATACTACTATGTGAAACGACGTTCAACATGGTAGGTTTAACTGTAAAGAATAAGGATTTACTATTCACGGTAGGGGCACAGAATACAGaaatgcatttcatactcaTTATGTATTTGATTTCTTTTTTAGTTTACACCTTTTATTAGCATATTTGTGTGGTcttataatttttgaaagaattgatCCTGTTGAATGTCATTGAGGTATTAAAACAATTTGGCACCTTTCATATTTCCAATAATGGCGTTTGAAAACAGTAATCCATCCACAAGTTTCTGGCACCATCTCGGGCACCATTATCAAAGACGACCAGCGGACCGCGGCCAGAGGTAGCATACACATTTCCAGTTTCAGTCATTGCGGTAGTAATTTAATGAAAATGCATTCCATGTTGGTGGCAACAATATTCTGGACAGTTTTGCTTTCATGCGTGGTTTGGCGAGCTCCTCCTCGCAAAAGTAGTCATCTGCAAAAACCCGAGCAACATTGTGAGATACATATGTATTATTTATTACTTGATCTGTTTCTACTTACCGAGCTGGCTTTCCGCAGTCTGAATGCGAAAACCGCTAAGCTGATCAATAAGTTTAAATTCCTTTATTTGAGAAAAGAATCATCTTTATCCGTATCCATCTCCTGCGTTTTTTTATGACAGCTCGATGagatattttttctcaaaataactaTTAGTTAAACTGACTATTTGGCATGGTAAAATAATACATTTTTCATGGTTATGTCAACTACAGTGTGAATGTTTTTAAATTGATGATAGTTGAGATTACTATTTTGTGATATAGTTCCAACAAACATATGTATGTTGTTGGTTTTACTACATAACTTTTATCAGTGTAGAGTATAAGTGTACTAAAACTGTTCTAAATAGTTTATTATTTGATTCTTATTGGAAAAAAGTCGTGTATTTGTGGTAAGGTTACGGTCTTTGTCGCACATAttaggggccccacacacgTCCCGACTAGAGTcctattagggtctcgccgacatttctcaccaacacgaacgcaggttcgtggttgcaaacaatcccatttgattttgccgtgacagctgctcgtggttgcaaacaagcCGAGTAAAGGCCGGCGCACAATGGATCCGGAAGGCAATCCGGAAATTTGACAGCTAGTTTGAATACATGCAGTCAAACGTAGCAACGCACAATGCATCCGGAATGAGTTTGCGGATTGTACTAAACGCAAGGTAAACCGCAAACCTGTCCGCACCATTTGAACAATCTCAAACTTTGCGGACAGGCTTGcgtcaaataaataaacaaataacgagaaaatgatgatgatgactttTCAGGGGAAATTGTAAGGAACTTCCATACGAAATTGCGAGGAATTTGAACGGGAAATGGAAGGAATTTCGTCGGGCATTTGTAagaaatttccattaacatttgATAGGGATTTCCATCGTAAATTGttaggaatttccataggaaaatGTATGAACTTCcatagaaattatttaaataataccGATGGCAAATTACAAGGGATCTCTATTGAAAATAGAAacgaatttctaaggaaaattaaatggaatttttatgggaaattgtaagaaatttccatgagaaactGTTATgggatttttcatgaaaaaaattgagGAATGTCCATGGAAAACCAAGAACAGAGAGGAACTTCCATGAGAAACCATGGAGAATTGTaaggaatttccattgaaatttctagaggaatttctataagAACATTTGAGGGATTTCAATCGGCAAACTGCTAGTAAATTTGTGACGCATTTCAATGGAATTTGTAAGGAATATCCACGAGGAACTGTTGGGAATATCAACAGTAAATTGTTAAAAGTgctattcaaagaaatttccatgGCAAATTGTGAACGTAATTGTAAGAAAAATCAATAAGAAACTGTTAGgaaatttcatggaaaattgttAAGAACGTCAATAAGAAATTGtaacaaatttccaaaaggaattgcAAGGAATTACTATGAGAAACTGTTAGAGTTTCTCATGGGAAACTGCAAGGGGTTTGCATGGGAAATCGTAAggaattttcataagaaatcgTAAGAAATTTCGATTGGAAACTTCAACGAATGCCCATAGAAAATTGAAAGATATTTTATCGGAAAATCCAAGGAAgtttcacaagacattttttcaaatttccgttggaaatagcAAGAAATTTGAAAGATGAAACGTAAGGAATtaaaagtgcctccaggaattcctccggaagtgcttccaagaatttctacggaagttcctccgaaaattctttcaaaaggtcctCCAAAGAattattcctccaggatttcttccggaagtgcttccagaaaattcctccgtaagttccctCAGGAGCTCCCCTAAAGTTCCCTCCATGGTTTCCCCTGGAAGATCGgaaggagttcctcctggaattcctctaaaagttccttagaaatttccttatggtttttttttctatagcggatcctccgaaaatttcgacagaaattctttcggaagtttctacaaaaaaatccaaaaattcctgcggaagttcctccaggcattcctccaggaatttctccggaggttcctccaggatttcctggcgaagttcatccaaaaattcctccggaagttcctccaggaattcctccggaagttcctccaggaattctcccggaagttcctccaggaattcctccggaagttcctccaggaattcctccggaagttcctccaggatttccttcggaagttcgtccaggaattcctccagaagttcgtccaggaattcctccggaagatcctccaggatttccttcggaagttcgtccaggaattcctccggaagttcgtccaggaattcctgaaaaaacttgCGGAGGAtgtcccgaagaaacttccgtaggaatttctgaaggaaatttcggaagaaattctgaaggaacttcaggaggaattcctggaggaccttctggaggaacttcccgaggaattcttggtggaacttccggaggaatccctaggggaacttccggaggaattcctggaggaacttccagaagaatttatggaggaacttccggaggaacttccggaggaacttccggaggaattcccggaggaacttccggaggaattcccggaggaacttccggaggaattcccggaggaacttccggaggaattcccggaggaacttccggaggaattcccggaggaacttccggaggaattcccggaggaacttccggaggaattcccggaggaacttccggaggaattcctggaggaact
Encoded proteins:
- the LOC134205095 gene encoding circumsporozoite protein-like, whose product is GSSSRNSSGSSSRNPSGNSSRNSFGSSCRYSSGSFSGSSSRNSSGSSSRNSSGSSSRNSSRCSSRNSSGSSSRNSSGSSSRNSSRSSSRNSSGSSSGNSSGSSSGNSSGSSSGNSSGSSSGNSSGSSSGNSSGSSSGNSSGSSSGNSSGSSSGSSSGSSSINSSGSSSRNSSGSSPRDSSGSSTKNSSGSSSRRSS
- the LOC134208282 gene encoding non-structural maintenance of chromosomes element 1 homolog translates to MPSAMPYTDVHRAFLQSISHHGTMSAKHAFKTLQCIYAKYHDSEELPTPDDIPDVVASINGKIHRYDQKICFVHFEPNATDFYVFCNQVDSPIDRLQNYYTESETALFRLILREMATSEGHKLKPIVCLNLTSEIHQGKQLNKMRAEELLEQWERFGYFVLLDGMWHFGPKTAGEFDRYLTANYSDHIQHCKLCKESVFYGVQCQKCPDSFHKDCMKKYLKRLTTCPGCKTLWSTPL